The Nitrososphaerales archaeon genomic sequence GAATGCTATGCCAGAATAGATGCGTCTATTGCTGGCGACCTATGGAGTTTTATGATTACATGGAAATGCCTTCTGATGCTGTTGATGATCCAGAAACGATTGTGAAGAATCTTATGGAAGAGCGCTATCGTCTTATGAACGGCTATTTTGGAAATGCTAAAGCTGATAAGATGAAGTTGAAAGAAGCTATGATGCCCTCACATTATGCCATTTCCCTGTCTGGTGAGCCTACTATGTATCCATTATTGCCTGAGCTGATAAAATACCTTAAGAGTTTGCAAAACACAAAATCAATATTTCTTGTCACTAATGGACAGGAACCAGAGATGCTGCACAGATTGCAAGAGGAAGATGCCTTGCCAACACAACTGTATCTTTCTACCAATGCCCCTAACAAGAGGTTGTTCTACATGATAAATAAGCCTAGGCATAGAGATGCATGGGAAAGATGGTGGAATAGTTTGCAATTTTTGAGTACAATAAATACAAGAACTGTTGTTAGACTAACACTGATAAGAAGCCTTAATGGCAATATTGACCTAGTTCCAGCTTTTGCAGACGTGATAAAGCATGGTAATCCCCACTTTGTCGAAGTAAAATCTTACATGCATGTGGGACATTCAAATCAACGTTTGGAGGAATCAGACATGATGGAAATGCATGAGATCAGGGAATATGCAGATTCTCTTGCAAAATCAATGAGATCTTACATGTTTATGGATGAAAGTGTTGAATCAAGGGTGGTAGTTCTTCAGAACACCCAAAGAAACGTTGATAGATGGCTAGCTTAAGTCACTGTCTATAGTTCTTGATCCATACTGCGAATTTCTCCAATGCAAGCTTCCTATGCGATACTTCGTTTTTCTTACTTCCAAGTTCGGCATATGTAAGTTCTAATGTGTCAGGTATAAAGATAGGGTCGTATCCCCAACCCACACCGCGTATTTCTTTAGCAATTTCACCATTTACATTGGCAACAAAAGTCAATAGCGTATTTTTCGGGTCACAATATGCAACCACAGATCTGAACGTTGCACTTCTGTCATCGTAATTTCTCATCAGTTCTATAATTCCCTTATTGCCAATTGTTCTAAACACATATGATGAATATGGCCCAGGAAAACCGTTCAAAGAGCGCATGAACAGTCCATCGTCTTCAACGATCACTGTTGCAGCTAATTGTCTGCAAGCATCCTTTGCTTTCTCCACAGCTATGGCTTCAAGATCATCTGATTGAATCTCTAGCAGGTTCAAGTTTGCCATCTTTATCTGTATTTTATGCATGGAAAGTATGTTCTGCACCTCATTGAACTTATTTGCATTTGTAGTAACAAAGTACATGTCAGACGACTCTCGCATACCGACCCCTCCTTTCAATCTCCGCTACCTTTCTGAGCATTTGTGAGGTTAATGATTCCCCTGCCACACTTCTGTATCCCATGATAAATCTGTCAAATGCCTTTCCGAATATGGATGAATGTGCACTGCTCATGATCTCCTTAATAAGACGTATATCAACAGCTTTATCCTCAATTCTATCTGAGTGATACGAAAGACCGAAATCTATCAAAACCAATCTGCTGTCATTTACAATGAAATTCGAGGTAGTAAGATCACCATGTACTATGTTGTTTGCATGCAACATTGCTGCATAGATTCCCATTTTCTTACATACATGCAAATCATCTAAAACCAGATCTCTTGCAAGTTTTCCTCTAATGAACTGCATTATAATTGCCGCGTTCTCATGATCAACGAAATAGAGCAGTGGTGATGGCACTCCAGCCCTTTTAGCACTTGAGATCATCTCCGCTTCATGCAATGTACGTTTTTTTCTTATCTCCATGTCTAGAATCTTGTTTCTGTAATCCTTAGGCTTCCTTAACTTTCCTATGGCTTTCCTTCCGTACCAATCCAGGAGGTAAATATCAGCTTCGGCGCCCCTCTTGATCAACATCATTAGAGTTATAACTTGGACTAGCAAATTAAAGTGTAATTATGGTAGAGCAGGGAGAGGGCGAAAAGGTAATTATGCAAGAAGATTGTGGCGAAGACAAACTTGGAGCAGGGTACCTTACTTTAACAAATCAAAGACTAATATTTCAAAAAGGTGAGGCACGTATGCTTACACTGAGCAGAAAGGTTACGGAGGTTGCTATGGAGGTGCCTCTACAGATGATAAAAAGCGTAAGGACTGAGGGATGGCTTGCAAAGAAGGTAGTTGTAGAGGTACGGGAAGGAACTGGAGGTAAGCTCTACAAGTTCGGCGTCTTCAGCCCCAGAAAGTGGAGAGATGCGATAGAGGATGCGATGAAAGCTAGTTCCTCCAAATAATATCTACAGTATCTAGTCTCCATGACTGTCTAACGAATGCTTCTTCGACATTTGTTCTGATACCGGCATTGAATTCAAGTGCGCCGGTCCAAGCGATCTGAGCCCCACAATCACCAGCATAGCTGATTGGTGTCACAAAGAACTTGGTGCGTTGCCGTTTACAGACATCCCTTAACATACTTGCAAGACGTTTGTTCGCTGCGACGCCGCCGACTACGAGCAGTTCTTTCTTGTTACAGAAAGCAAGTGCACGCTCAGTCGCTTCGGAAAGCATAGCAAACGCTGTTTCTTGAAGTGAAAAGCATACATCTTCAAGCCTGTGGTTTTTAGCCGATTTCTTTGCAGCCGTAAGTAAACCAGAGTACGAGACGTCGTTACCTTTGACTGTGTAAGGTAACTGCAAATAAGTGTTTGACTTCAGAGCAAGTTCCTCTATTCTTGCGCCGCATGGAGAAGCAAAACCAGCGTCTCTACCAAATTGATCCAAAAGCTGACCTATGGTTATATCAAGTGTCTCACCAAAGACACGCCATCTTTTATCTGATAATGCCAGTATCATACTATGCCCGCCGGAAACTAAGAGCACCAATGGATCCTTAGCACCCGTAAGGAGCATGCCGAGTTCCAGGTGACCGACGGCGTGGTTTACTGGCACAAGAGGTTTCTTATGGTATTGAGCCAAACATCTGGCAACAACAGCGCCAACCCTTAAACACGGTCCCAAACCCGGTCCCGCTGAATATGCTATAGCGTCTATATCATCAAATTTCGTCTTCGCAGCTATTACCGCATCTCTTAATACAACAGAACTTTGTTCAGCATGGTGTCTAGAAGCCTCTCGTGGATGAATTCCTGATCCTTCAGGGGCCTTGTATACACTTCTAATATCGGAAAGGATTGTGCCCTTATCTTTTGAACGTTCAACTATAGAGCAAGAGAAAGTATGAGCTGTGCTTTCGATCCCAAGACAAAGCATCTCTTATCCCCTACTCATAGTAGAGACTATCTTTACAACATCGCCATCCTTCAGCTTATGTTCTGTTCCTATGCGTTGTTTACTTCTTACATCTACGGCATACAAAAATCCTCTAGCCAAGTCGCTGTGTATAGCTGCAGCAAGATCCTTTGCAGTAGAACCGGCTTTAAGCAGATATGCGTCTGGTAAGACATTGCCTTTTTTATCCAGGAACTTGCTTTCATCCTCCACAGGATAGACTGTTATCATATCAAGCAATTTGAAACATGTCATATTTATTACATGCTGGATTCCTGTTGAGCCTATCTTATCCATAAGTGTTCTAACCAGCTCCAGTGCTTTTTTCTGCTCCGCCGTCAACTTGCTTTCATCCTTTATCCTGAACTTATCATCACCTGACAAGTAATCGATCATTCCCCTGCTCGCAGCTTTCTTCAGAAGCAGTTCTGCCTCGGAGGCACATGGGATAACGATCCTTCCAGATCTTTGCATCTTCTTTATGTTCTCTTCAGCTGGAGGAATGTCAACCTTGTTTGCTGCTATTAAAATTGGCTTTGATTTTTCTCTTAGTGCTCTACAGAAATGAAAGAGGTCTTCCTTGCTCCATGTCGATGGTTTGGTATTTGTCTTGAACTTACTTAAAACATCAGATATGTTGTTTTCGCTTATTGCAAGTCCGGTGAGCCTTATGGCAAGAAGATGTTCAAGTTTCTGACCTTGATGTTCCGCTTCCCTAACCGTTTTGTCCCAATCGCGGCTTAGCAACGATGTTAGCCATAGATCGAATTCCTTTTCCACAAATTCTATATCGAACATAGGATCCTGCGTGCCTGGAGTGCAAGGCTTGCCTTCACTATCGGTGGAACCGGAAGCATCCACAACGTGAATAAGAGCGTCTGCTTGCCTAGCGTCATCAAGAAACTTGTTTCCAAGTCCTCTTCCTTCATGTGCTCCCGGTACAAGACCTGCGACATCGATAAGTTTCACGGGTATGAACCTGTTACCGTCTATGCATATGGAGTGCGCTGGATTGTCTTTGACGCCCAGTTCTTTGCATACGCACTTCACCCTTGCATACGCTATCCCCACATTTGGGCTGATGGTCGTAAAGGGGTGGTTAGCAATTGGTACATTCAGCTGTGTAGCAGCATTGAAGAAGGTAGACTTGCCTACGTTGGTCTTTCCTAATAAGCCTAGGAGCATACAAACGCTTATCGATGCTCAAATTTAATGGTATAGTGCTGTTCCATTGTTAATCACACATTAAAATGAAATGATTGATATTCACTTATTGTCCCGATGTATTTGTGCTGGTTATAACTGGAAATCCTGGTGTAGGAAAGCATACAATAGCAAGGATAGTGGCTAGGAATCTTTCTCTTGAAGTTGTTGATATAAACGAAGTGGCAATAAAAAATCAAACGATAAAATCAAGAAATAGATCAGGGTACGTTGTAGACCTAAGGAAACTGTCTACAGTGATGAGAAAATACGCAGGAGATAAATACATTGTAGTAGGACACCTTGCTCCTTACGTGCTAGAGAGGAATGATGCATGTATGGTAGCTGTTATAAGGCGTTCTCCGTATGAATTGAAAAAAGTGTATAAGAAACGTGGTTATGATGCAAAAAAAGAGTCTGATAACCTTTTGGCAGAGATAATCGGCGTATGTCTTTATGATTCGATAAGCAAGTTTGGAAGAAATAAAGTTGCAGAATTCGATAACACGTCAACAACACCTTCTGTCACGGCGGGCAAGGTGGTAAAAGCATTTAAGGGAAAAGCCAAGTACAGCGCTGGAAAAATTGATTGGTTGTCATTAATAGCTGCAGATGATAAGTTGCGAGAGTTCGCAAACTATGGAAGTAGATAAAGCTCAGCACACGACCCATGCCTTTGCATCTTTGCTTATAAGAAGGTGTATCTTACGCAATGACTTCATATAACAGAATCTTGGTTATTTGTCAGATGGTCGATTCGCACAAGTTTGGTGATGAGATTTCCGGTTTTACAGGTAGGAAGATCTCCTTGGAAACTTCTGAAGGTAGAATCTACAACGGCATACTAGTCTCAATAGATGAAAAATTAAATGCAATTATTGAGATTGTAGATAGTGGCGAGAAGATAATCATCAGTGGAAATTTTGTAAAGGAGATAAGGTTAGCAAGACCCTTTGATGTTAAAGCATTTGTTGAAAGGCTTAATCACGTGTTTCCTGGTCTTGTAAAAGTGGTGGAAAATAGCATTATAGTTATGGATAAGATAAAAGTTACAGAAAGAGGAGTAGAAGGTAACGGGTTAGCTGCAGATCGCGTAAGAACGATATTTGAGGAGTTCGTAAGGGAGAAAAGGTAGGTCGTTGTTCGAAGTAAAGTATACGGATCTTGCAGCAAGAATAGGAAAGTTAGAAACCAACCATGGTTTTGTAGAAACGCCAGCTTTTGTCCCTGTCATTCATCCGGTAAAGCAGACGGTAAAACCAAGAGTGCTAAGGGATATGGGCTTTGAACTCTTGATAACTAATGCGTATATAACAAAAAAGAAGTATGGTGATGACGTTAATGATATACACGAGATAATAGATTTCCATGGTGCTGTGATGACGGACTCTGGCGGTTACCAAGTTCTTGAATACGGCAATATAGATATCAGTCCAAAAGACATGGCGGTGTTTGAACAGATGATAGGTAGCGATATAGCTATACCTTTAGACAAACCTACAGGTTTTGGTCTCGATCGCAGTGTTGCTGAACGCTATGTGCACCAAACTCTTGAGGCTGCCAAGGAAACCATCAGCTCTGTAAGTAATGACAAGACTATATGGGTAGGCCCTATACAAGGTGGTGAACATCTTGACTTGGTTGCTTCATCTGCAAGATACCTTGATATGCTGGGATACAACATGTTTGCACTTGGAAGCCCTACCGAAGTGATGGAATCGTATGAGTTTAAGATTCTGGCCCAGATGATAGTATCAGCAAAGCAATCTATACCAAGTAGCAAACCGCTTCATCTTTTTGGCGCAGGTCATCCATTAACTATACCACTCGCCGTAGCACTTGGCTGCGATACTTTTGATTCAGCATCATACATGCTGTATGCTAGAGATAACAGGTATATGCTACCGAATGCCACAGCGAGGCTTGAGGAACTAAGGTATTTACAATGTACGTGTGAAGTTTGCAGCAGGTATAAGGTACAGGAATTGTTGGAACTGGATGAAGCAAGCCGGACTCATGAACTAGCCGTACACAACCTGTATGTTTTAAAGAGTGAGGTTAATGCTGTAAAACAAGCCGTAATGGAAGGTCGTGTGTGGGAATATGTTGTCCAGAAAGCCCTGTCACATCCCAAACTTGCTGAAACACTAGAGTTATTCAAAAAACTTTCAGATTACCTGGAAGAGGGCACGCCGGTATCAAAAGAGAGAGCAGTGTTCCTCTTTACATCACTAGACCAGTATAGACCTGAGGTTAGTCGGTTCAGGAGGATGGTGCAGAACACAAGGAGTCGCAAAAATGTGTTGGTTTTATTGCCAGAACCCGATGAACATCCATTATACGGACAGTATAAAGAATTGCGAAATATGCTTGATAATAGTGTTCAGCTGGCGTATTATTCGCCATTTCTGGGTATTGTACCGGAGGAGATTTCAGATATATTTCCTGCTGCCCATCATGTTGCTGTAAGAGTTAAATTTGATCCAAGCGAATTTGTTACATTTGAAAGTGTGCTAAGATCATACGTGAATGAGAATAAATTTGAACATGTGGTTGGAGTTGCAGATGATTTTTTGGAAAGTTTTCTAAAGCATATTGAAGATGACAAGGTAACTATCTTGCCATACACTGCAAAAATGATTGAGATAGCCGATGCTGTAAAAAGTCTAAAGATAAAAAAATGAAGAGTCGTGTTACGTTTATCCTTCTGCCCAGCCCTTTGTGAATCTTCCGAATTTGTGCAGTGGCACTGGTTGACCTGGTGTGAATTCCATTGGCCTCATCCAGAAGATTGCCTTTGTTGGACAAACACCAATGCATGCTCCGTCTGAGATGCATCTTTCTGGATAAAAGACAAATGCTTTACCTCTCTTCCAGCCCTCTACTGGTTTTACTCTAAGTACATCTGGTCCAAGTGCAGTACAGATCTCTACACAAAGAGCGCATCCTATACATGTCTGCTCATCAACGTCAGGTAGTATTGCTACTGGCATCTATTTCACTTGTAATCGAATTTAGCATTATAATATTTAAACACTATGCAGCTTGCATAACACCGTTTTATGCTAAATAAATTTTCATGGAAAACAAAAATGAAAAAATTGTAGCGCCTTGCGCCACTTACTTCATCTGTCGCATTGCGTCAATCTCGCCATTACCCACCCAGCTTAGAAGTTCCTCACCGGATGGCATTAGGCTGTGCTTTCCACTCATATTTAACATCACTAGGACATAGTTGATCTGATTCAGGATTGGCTTGTACTTATTCCAGTCATCGTTTCCCTTGGCCTGCTTTTTCAGATCTTCCGGTACACTAGCCCACCAATCTTTAAAACTCTTGCCCATGCAATCTGTTCAACTGCAGAACTTATTAAGTTTTTTGCCTTCGTTGTAAAACAACGTTATGAACAATATCCACTAGTATTGCTCGGCAGTGCTTGTATTTTTGAGTCATCTAAATGTCAAGATGT encodes the following:
- the twy1 gene encoding 4-demethylwyosine synthase TYW1, with amino-acid sequence MSCSDEMNSVVNLIQIEPSIMKQLKKARYGVSNHSTVELCHWTKKSFVSEGECYKKKFYGIDTHRCMEFSPAGMLCQNRCVYCWRPMEFYDYMEMPSDAVDDPETIVKNLMEERYRLMNGYFGNAKADKMKLKEAMMPSHYAISLSGEPTMYPLLPELIKYLKSLQNTKSIFLVTNGQEPEMLHRLQEEDALPTQLYLSTNAPNKRLFYMINKPRHRDAWERWWNSLQFLSTINTRTVVRLTLIRSLNGNIDLVPAFADVIKHGNPHFVEVKSYMHVGHSNQRLEESDMMEMHEIREYADSLAKSMRSYMFMDESVESRVVVLQNTQRNVDRWLA
- a CDS encoding XTP/dITP diphosphatase, which produces MRESSDMYFVTTNANKFNEVQNILSMHKIQIKMANLNLLEIQSDDLEAIAVEKAKDACRQLAATVIVEDDGLFMRSLNGFPGPYSSYVFRTIGNKGIIELMRNYDDRSATFRSVVAYCDPKNTLLTFVANVNGEIAKEIRGVGWGYDPIFIPDTLELTYAELGSKKNEVSHRKLALEKFAVWIKNYRQ
- a CDS encoding KEOPS complex kinase/ATPase Bud32, encoding MMLIKRGAEADIYLLDWYGRKAIGKLRKPKDYRNKILDMEIRKKRTLHEAEMISSAKRAGVPSPLLYFVDHENAAIIMQFIRGKLARDLVLDDLHVCKKMGIYAAMLHANNIVHGDLTTSNFIVNDSRLVLIDFGLSYHSDRIEDKAVDIRLIKEIMSSAHSSIFGKAFDRFIMGYRSVAGESLTSQMLRKVAEIERRGRYARVV
- the kae1 gene encoding KEOPS complex N(6)-L-threonylcarbamoyladenine synthase Kae1 — protein: MLCLGIESTAHTFSCSIVERSKDKGTILSDIRSVYKAPEGSGIHPREASRHHAEQSSVVLRDAVIAAKTKFDDIDAIAYSAGPGLGPCLRVGAVVARCLAQYHKKPLVPVNHAVGHLELGMLLTGAKDPLVLLVSGGHSMILALSDKRWRVFGETLDITIGQLLDQFGRDAGFASPCGARIEELALKSNTYLQLPYTVKGNDVSYSGLLTAAKKSAKNHRLEDVCFSLQETAFAMLSEATERALAFCNKKELLVVGGVAANKRLASMLRDVCKRQRTKFFVTPISYAGDCGAQIAWTGALEFNAGIRTNVEEAFVRQSWRLDTVDIIWRN
- a CDS encoding redox-regulated ATPase YchF, with product MLLGLLGKTNVGKSTFFNAATQLNVPIANHPFTTISPNVGIAYARVKCVCKELGVKDNPAHSICIDGNRFIPVKLIDVAGLVPGAHEGRGLGNKFLDDARQADALIHVVDASGSTDSEGKPCTPGTQDPMFDIEFVEKEFDLWLTSLLSRDWDKTVREAEHQGQKLEHLLAIRLTGLAISENNISDVLSKFKTNTKPSTWSKEDLFHFCRALREKSKPILIAANKVDIPPAEENIKKMQRSGRIVIPCASEAELLLKKAASRGMIDYLSGDDKFRIKDESKLTAEQKKALELVRTLMDKIGSTGIQHVINMTCFKLLDMITVYPVEDESKFLDKKGNVLPDAYLLKAGSTAKDLAAAIHSDLARGFLYAVDVRSKQRIGTEHKLKDGDVVKIVSTMSRG
- a CDS encoding AAA family ATPase → MLVITGNPGVGKHTIARIVARNLSLEVVDINEVAIKNQTIKSRNRSGYVVDLRKLSTVMRKYAGDKYIVVGHLAPYVLERNDACMVAVIRRSPYELKKVYKKRGYDAKKESDNLLAEIIGVCLYDSISKFGRNKVAEFDNTSTTPSVTAGKVVKAFKGKAKYSAGKIDWLSLIAADDKLREFANYGSR
- a CDS encoding Lsm family RNA-binding protein; translated protein: MVDSHKFGDEISGFTGRKISLETSEGRIYNGILVSIDEKLNAIIEIVDSGEKIIISGNFVKEIRLARPFDVKAFVERLNHVFPGLVKVVENSIIVMDKIKVTERGVEGNGLAADRVRTIFEEFVREKR
- the tgtA gene encoding tRNA guanosine(15) transglycosylase TgtA, which translates into the protein MFEVKYTDLAARIGKLETNHGFVETPAFVPVIHPVKQTVKPRVLRDMGFELLITNAYITKKKYGDDVNDIHEIIDFHGAVMTDSGGYQVLEYGNIDISPKDMAVFEQMIGSDIAIPLDKPTGFGLDRSVAERYVHQTLEAAKETISSVSNDKTIWVGPIQGGEHLDLVASSARYLDMLGYNMFALGSPTEVMESYEFKILAQMIVSAKQSIPSSKPLHLFGAGHPLTIPLAVALGCDTFDSASYMLYARDNRYMLPNATARLEELRYLQCTCEVCSRYKVQELLELDEASRTHELAVHNLYVLKSEVNAVKQAVMEGRVWEYVVQKALSHPKLAETLELFKKLSDYLEEGTPVSKERAVFLFTSLDQYRPEVSRFRRMVQNTRSRKNVLVLLPEPDEHPLYGQYKELRNMLDNSVQLAYYSPFLGIVPEEISDIFPAAHHVAVRVKFDPSEFVTFESVLRSYVNENKFEHVVGVADDFLESFLKHIEDDKVTILPYTAKMIEIADAVKSLKIKK
- a CDS encoding 4Fe-4S binding protein, which gives rise to MPVAILPDVDEQTCIGCALCVEICTALGPDVLRVKPVEGWKRGKAFVFYPERCISDGACIGVCPTKAIFWMRPMEFTPGQPVPLHKFGRFTKGWAEG